A region from the Gossypium hirsutum isolate 1008001.06 chromosome A08, Gossypium_hirsutum_v2.1, whole genome shotgun sequence genome encodes:
- the LOC107929677 gene encoding serine carboxypeptidase-like 40 has product MERNPFVLLVFLIVSSMVAAPIHCKKQTQTLGHFYERKMKRSSGIDKSGFKAVHYINKSRVHTQQGMKEKDRIEKLPGQPGVLFQQYGGYVTVDKAAGRALYYYFVEAYHSKESLPLLLWLNGGPGCSSLAYGAMEELGPFRVHSNGKTLYRNRYSWNYAANVLFLESPAGVGFSYANTTSDYDDSGDSKTAVDNYVFLLNWLERFPEYSIRKFYIAGESYAGHYVPQLAHTILQHNKNANTTIINLKGILIGNAVINDETDVKGMYDYLASHALISDETANGIEKHCNFAPEDDSESSRECDAATDEAGQDIYYVDIYNIYAPLCHNSSLTIRPKEPSVANFDPCSDYYVYAYLNRDDVQEAMHANVTKLDHDWEPCSDIIRRWGDSPSTIIPLLQELMANGLRVWIFSGDADGRIPVTSTKYSIKKMKLAVKTKWHPWYLDGEVGGYTEVYKGDLTFATVRGAGHQVPSFQPKRALSLIKHFLDGTPLPDTLNYN; this is encoded by the exons ATGGAGAGAAACCCTTTTGTCCTCCTTGTTTTCCTCATTGTTTCATCCATGGTAGCAGCTCCAATTCATTGCAAGAAGCAAACACAAACTCTTGGCCATTTTTATGAGAGGAAGATGAAGAGGAGTTCTGGGATTGACAAGAGTGGTTTCAAGGCAGTTCATTACATAAACAAGAGCAGGGTTCATACACAGCAAGGGATGAAAGAAAAAGACAGAATTGAAAAGTTGCCTGGACAACCTGGTGTCTTGTTTCAGCAGTATGGTGGGTATGTAACAGTTGATAAAGCAGCAGGTCGTGcactttattattatttcgttGAGGCTTACCATTCTAAGGAGTCTTTGCCTCTTCTTCTCTGGCTTAATGGAG GGCCAGGCTGTTCATCTCTAGCCTATGGAGCAATGGAAGAGCTTGGACCCTTCAGAGTCCATAGCAATGGAAAAACACTGTATAGGAATAGATACTCATGGAACTATG ctGCAAATGTGTTGTTTCTCGAGTCACCTGCTGGGGTGGGATTTTCGTACGCCAACACAACATCAGATTATGATGATAGTGGTGATAGTAAAACAGCTGTCGACAATTATGTTTTTCTGTTAAACTGGTTGGAGAGGTTCCCTGAATACAGCATCAGGAAATTTTACATCGCTGGAGAAAGCTATGCGGGGCATTATGTCCCTCAACTTGCTCACACCATTCTCCAACACAACAAGAACGCTAACACCACCATTATTAATCTCAAAGGAATCCTA ATTGGGAATGCTGTGATCAATGATGAAACTGATGTTAAAGGAATGTATGATTACCTAGCAAGCCATGCTCTCATTTCAGATGAAACTGCAAATGGGATTGAAAAACACTGTAATTTCGCACCCGAGGATGACTCGGAGTCCAGTCGCGAGTGTGACGCAGCCACTGATGAGGCAGGCCAGGATATTTACTATGTTGATATATATAATATCTATGCCCCTTTATGCCATAATTCCAGTCTCACGATCCGTCCCAAGGAGCCTTCC GTGGCAAATTTCGATCCATGCAGTGACTACTATGTATATGCTTATCTAAACAGGGATGATGTTCAAGAGGCCATGCATGCCAATGTAACAAAACTTGACCATGATTGGGAACCCTGCAGCGACATCATCAGAAGATGGGGAGATAGCCCTTCAACAATCATTCCCCTTTTACAAGAGTTAATGGCTAACGGACTAAGAGTCTGGATTTTCAG TGGGGATGCAGATGGAAGAATACCAGTTACTTCAACAAAGTACTCCATTAAGAAGATGAAGCTTGCAGTTAAAACCAAGTGGCATCCATGGTACCTTGATGGGGAG GTTGGAGGTTATACTGAGGTATATAAGGGAGATTTAACATTTGCTACTGTAAGAGGGGCcgggcaccaagtgccaagctTCCAACCAAAGAGGGCACTTTCATTGATCAAGCACTTTCTTGATGGCACACCTCTTCCGGATACCTTAAATTATAACTGA
- the LOC107929679 gene encoding uncharacterized protein isoform X1, which produces MRFADKDKFSSYLKKWQTLLRIINASLENAEGKQTSSRLLELWLSDLRDVAYDAEDIIDELTTEARRRQITEDPDAASPTCKVGIILIIQAIDSDSGESYAANAFAIWIWRREKSRLHITSLKKLHMNHVHTWVLCSRCKKLCIPLNNLELLFVCIYISKV; this is translated from the exons ATGAGATTTGCTGACAAAGATAAATTTTCATCGTATCTCAAGAAATGGCAAACGCTGCTGCGCATCATCAATGCTTCCCTTGAAAATGCTGAAGGAAAGCAAACCTCGAGCCGCTTACTGGAGCTGTGGCTTAGTGATTTAAGAGACGTTGCTTACGACGCTGAGGATATCATCGACGAGCTCACCACAGAGGCTCGGCGTCGCCAAATAACGGAAGATCCGGACGCCGCTTCGCCCACCTGCAAG GTTGGGATCATTCTCATTATTCAAGCCATTGATAGTGACTCAGGAGAAAGTTATGCTGCTAATGCATTTGCAATTTGGATCTGGCGCAGAGAAAAATCAA GGCTTCACATCACATCTCTAAAGAAACTGCACATGAATCATGTCCATACTTGGGTCCTTTGTTCCAGATGCAAAAAGTTGTGTATTCCATTGAATAATTTAGAATTACtatttgtgtgtatatatatctcTAAAGTTTAA
- the LOC107929679 gene encoding putative disease resistance RPP13-like protein 1 isoform X3, with protein MRFADKDKFSSYLKKWQTLLRIINASLENAEGKQTSSRLLELWLSDLRDVAYDAEDIIDELTTEARRRQITEDPDAASPTCKVGIILIIQAIDSDSGESYAANAFAIWIWRREKSTALSCSCC; from the exons ATGAGATTTGCTGACAAAGATAAATTTTCATCGTATCTCAAGAAATGGCAAACGCTGCTGCGCATCATCAATGCTTCCCTTGAAAATGCTGAAGGAAAGCAAACCTCGAGCCGCTTACTGGAGCTGTGGCTTAGTGATTTAAGAGACGTTGCTTACGACGCTGAGGATATCATCGACGAGCTCACCACAGAGGCTCGGCGTCGCCAAATAACGGAAGATCCGGACGCCGCTTCGCCCACCTGCAAG GTTGGGATCATTCTCATTATTCAAGCCATTGATAGTGACTCAGGAGAAAGTTATGCTGCTAATGCATTTGCAATTTGGATCTGGCGCAGAGAAAAATCAA CAGCCTTATCTTGCAGCTGTTGCTGA
- the LOC107929679 gene encoding putative disease resistance RPP13-like protein 1 isoform X5, giving the protein MRFADKDKFSSYLKKWQTLLRIINASLENAEGKQTSSRLLELWLSDLRDVAYDAEDIIDELTTEARRRQITEDPDAASPTCKVGIILIIQAIDSDSGESYAANAFAIWIWRREKSI; this is encoded by the exons ATGAGATTTGCTGACAAAGATAAATTTTCATCGTATCTCAAGAAATGGCAAACGCTGCTGCGCATCATCAATGCTTCCCTTGAAAATGCTGAAGGAAAGCAAACCTCGAGCCGCTTACTGGAGCTGTGGCTTAGTGATTTAAGAGACGTTGCTTACGACGCTGAGGATATCATCGACGAGCTCACCACAGAGGCTCGGCGTCGCCAAATAACGGAAGATCCGGACGCCGCTTCGCCCACCTGCAAG GTTGGGATCATTCTCATTATTCAAGCCATTGATAGTGACTCAGGAGAAAGTTATGCTGCTAATGCATTTGCAATTTGGATCTGGCGCAGAGAAAAATCAA TTTGA
- the LOC107929679 gene encoding putative disease resistance RPP13-like protein 1 isoform X4, translating into MRFADKDKFSSYLKKWQTLLRIINASLENAEGKQTSSRLLELWLSDLRDVAYDAEDIIDELTTEARRRQITEDPDAASPTCKVGIILIIQAIDSDSGESYAANAFAIWIWRREKSTLSCSCC; encoded by the exons ATGAGATTTGCTGACAAAGATAAATTTTCATCGTATCTCAAGAAATGGCAAACGCTGCTGCGCATCATCAATGCTTCCCTTGAAAATGCTGAAGGAAAGCAAACCTCGAGCCGCTTACTGGAGCTGTGGCTTAGTGATTTAAGAGACGTTGCTTACGACGCTGAGGATATCATCGACGAGCTCACCACAGAGGCTCGGCGTCGCCAAATAACGGAAGATCCGGACGCCGCTTCGCCCACCTGCAAG GTTGGGATCATTCTCATTATTCAAGCCATTGATAGTGACTCAGGAGAAAGTTATGCTGCTAATGCATTTGCAATTTGGATCTGGCGCAGAGAAAAATCAA CCTTATCTTGCAGCTGTTGCTGA
- the LOC107929646 gene encoding putative disease resistance RPP13-like protein 1: protein MHQVAPLLLYSSCSTDLRDIAYDAEDIIDELTFEAFRDQKMEDTNSFLSTNNVRRHISFYMKVRRYISTYFLSCNPSTVKFSTKMESRLKSLTTRLEEAVAVKNVPLLISHVYGRERDREAILDLLINDSDDGVGDIGVVSIVGMAGVGKATLAQLVYNDFNVEIFFDLRVWVCVSEEFDIVKDLNLPQVSLKEKLFGKKIFVVLDDVWNENYEQWEVLRMPFIAAEAGSRILMTTRNKREIARKCKGLPLAAKTLGGLLRTKGNHQEEWEDVLKSKIWGLLEERSSILPALRLSYHYLPFHLKRCFSYCALFPKDYEFEKDELALLWMAEGFLQQTTRGKQMKDIGTEYFRDLQSRSFFQQSTSDRARFVMHDLINDLAQYVSRETCFNFDGDKLYARVEKLRHFSFLRHQYDISKRFEILHQMESLRTFMALPIHTSPWAASSYLSNNVLQELLPRLVRLRVLSLSGYCIEELPHQIGGLIHLRYFNLSYTRINHCLILWVLFSACRH from the exons atgcacCAAGTTGCTCCTTTGTTGCTTTACAGTTCATGTTCAACAGATTTAAGAGATATTGCTTACGATGCTGAGGATATCATCGACGAGTTGACCTTTGAAGCTTTTCGCGACCAAAAAATGGAAGACACGAACTCCTTTCTATCCACCAACAACGTGAGGagacatatttctttttatatgAAAGTAAGGAGATATATTTCGACTTACTTTTTGAGTTGTAATCCTTCAACTGTTAAGTTTAGTACCAAAATGGAATCTAGATTAAAGAGTCTTACTACTAGACTGGAAGAGGCTGTTGCGGTGAAGAATG TTCCCTTGTTGATATCTCATGTCTACGGTAGGGAAAGAGATAGAGAGGCAATTCTTGATTTGCTGATAAACGATAGTGATGATGGTGTTGGTGATATTGGTGTGGTTTCCATTGTGGGTATGGCAGGGGTGGGCAAAGCCACTCTGGCTCAGTTAGTGTACAATGATTTCAATGTTGAAATCTTTTTTGATTTGAGAGTCTGGGTTTGTGTGTCTGAGGAATTTGATATTGTTAAG GATCTAAACTTACCCCAAGTTAGCCTAAAGGAGAAGCTGTTTGGGAAgaaaatttttgttgttttagatgATGTTTGGAATGAGAACTACGAGCAATGGGAAGTTCTTCGTATGCCATTCATTGCTGCAGAAGCTGGAAGTAGAATACTTATGACAACTCGAAATAAACGT gaaATAGCAAGGAAGTGCAAAGGGTTGCCGTTGGCTGCCAAGACGCTTGGAGGACTCTTGCGTACTAAAGGGAACCATCAAGAAGAATGGGAAGATGTTTTAAAGAGCAAGATATGGGGCTTGCTAGAAGAAAGAAGCAGCATCCTTCCAGCTCTAAGATTGAGCTACCATTACCTTCCTTTCCATTTGAAGCGTTGTTTTTCTTATTGTGCTTTATTCCCAAAGGATTATGAATTTGAGAAGGATGAGTTGGCCTTGTTGTGGATGGCAGAGGGTTTTTTGCAACAGACAACAAGAGGGAAGCAAATGAAGGATATAGGAACCGAGTATTTTCGTGATTTGCAGTCAAGATCTTTTTTCCAACAGTCAACTAGTGACAGAGCTCGTTTTGTGATGCATGATCTCATAAATGACCTGGCTCAGTATGTTTCCAGAGAAACCTGCTTTAATTTTGATGGAGACAAATTATATGCAAGAGTTGAAAAGCTTCGCCATTTTTCATTCCTTCGTCACCAGTACGACATTTCAAAAAGATTTGAAATTTTGCATCAAATGGAAAGTTTAAGAACTTTCATGGCATTACCAATTCATACATCGCCTTGGGCAGCAAGCTCTTATTTAAGTAACAATGTTTTACAGGAGTTGTTGCCAAGGTTAGTGCGTTTAAGAGTTCTGAGTCTGAGCGGTTATTGCATTGAAGAGCTACCGCATCAAATTGGTGGTTTGATTCATCTACGATACTTTAATTTATCTTACACCAGAATTAATCATTGCCTGATTCTGTGGGTTCTCTTTTCAGCATGCAGACATTGA
- the LOC121205060 gene encoding putative disease resistance RPP13-like protein 1, whose protein sequence is MNLSNCRNVMSLPALGGLPSLKKLSIEGMDGVKELGFKPFPVLEVLQFQNMLKWEYWYHPYEDGEFPSLHELVIHNCPNLNQKLPRYLPSLVKLIVKGCPNLVDSVLNLPSLHELNIEDCKNMVPVSLVGVTSLVTVRIRGLPYLKCLPDGFQQFLGAPKHLLISNCSGLTSLRQKVTECENVASIEYVKVNGSSPPLSLAENGKNLASAAQRLSCAYKPTHLDNESIEAMVSM, encoded by the exons ATGAACCTCTCTAATTGTAGAAATGTTATGTCCCTTCCAGCACTCGGCGGACTACCATCACTGAAGAAGTTGTCAATAGAAGGCATGGATGGAGTCAAAGAATTGGGTTTTAAGCCTTTCCCAGTTTTGGAAGTTCTACAGTTtcaaaatatgttgaaatgggaATATTGGTATCATCCTTACGAAGATGGAGAATTCCCAAGTCTGCATGAGCTTGTGATTCATAATTGTCCAAACTTGAATCAGAAATTACCCAGATACCTGCCTTCTCTAGTGAAGCTTATAGTCAAAGGCTGCCCAAACCTGGTCGATTCAGTTTTGAACCTCCCATCTCTTCATGAACTAAATATTGAAGATTGCAAAAATATGGTTCCAGTGAGCCTGGTTGGCGTTACTTCTCTAGTTACAGTGAGAATCAGAGGTCTGCCATACCTTAAATGCCTTCCAGATGGGTTTCAACAGTTTCTAGGAGCACCGAAGCATCTTCTCATTTCCAATTGCAGTGGATTGACATCATTGAGGCAGAAGGTTACTGAATGTGAGAACGTTGCTTCCATTGAATATGTAAAAGTTAACGGAAGTTCTCCCCCTTTATCACTAGCTGAAAATGGAAAAAATCTA GCATCTGCGGCTCAGAGATTGTCCTGTGCTTACAAACCTACCCATTTGGATAATGAGTctattgaagcaatggttagcatgtag
- the LOC107929679 gene encoding putative disease resistance RPP13-like protein 1 isoform X2, whose amino-acid sequence MRFADKDKFSSYLKKWQTLLRIINASLENAEGKQTSSRLLELWLSDLRDVAYDAEDIIDELTTEARRRQITEDPDAASPTCKVGIILIIQAIDSDSGESYAANAFAIWIWRREKSTVAELLDYQLFVALLRTWK is encoded by the exons ATGAGATTTGCTGACAAAGATAAATTTTCATCGTATCTCAAGAAATGGCAAACGCTGCTGCGCATCATCAATGCTTCCCTTGAAAATGCTGAAGGAAAGCAAACCTCGAGCCGCTTACTGGAGCTGTGGCTTAGTGATTTAAGAGACGTTGCTTACGACGCTGAGGATATCATCGACGAGCTCACCACAGAGGCTCGGCGTCGCCAAATAACGGAAGATCCGGACGCCGCTTCGCCCACCTGCAAG GTTGGGATCATTCTCATTATTCAAGCCATTGATAGTGACTCAGGAGAAAGTTATGCTGCTAATGCATTTGCAATTTGGATCTGGCGCAGAGAAAAATCAA CTGTTGCTGAATTATTGGACTACCAGTTGTTTGTGGCCCTTCTTAGAACATGGAAATGA